One Panicum virgatum strain AP13 chromosome 3N, P.virgatum_v5, whole genome shotgun sequence DNA segment encodes these proteins:
- the LOC120664359 gene encoding PRA1 family protein F2-like, which translates to MSKYGTIPASSSPPPAPAGASSSTYPLDFISRAKARGASALAARRPWRELADPGALSVPRGFSDAYRRARANLAHFAANYALVVLAVVFASLLWHPVSLLVFLACFAAWLFLYFLRDRDVDQALLICGRPVGDGVVIAFLSAVTLVLLLLTGATSNILISLLVGLLVVLFHALLHRPADSIDEEAGRWYTPVPPSNY; encoded by the coding sequence ATGTCCAAGTACGGCACCATCCCCGCCTCCTCatcgcccccgccggcgccggcgggggcatCCTCCTCCACCTACCCGCTCGACTTCATCTCCCGCGCCAAGGCCCGCGGCGcgtccgcgctcgccgcgcgccgcccctggcGCGAGCTCGCGGACCCGGGCGCGCTCTCCGTCCCGCGGGGCTTCTCCGACGCctaccgccgcgcgcgcgccaacCTCGCGCACTTCGCCGCCAACTACGCGCTCGTCGTCCTGGCCGTCGTCTTCGCCTCCCTGCTCTGGCACCCCGTCTCCCTGCTCGTCTTCCTCGCCTGCTTCGCCGCCTGGCTCTTCCTCTACTTCCTCCGCGACCGCGACGTCGACCAGGCGCTCCTCATCTGCGGCCGCCCCGTCGGGGACGGCGTCGTCATCGCGTTCCTCTCCGCGGTCACGCtcgtgctcctgctgctcaccGGCGCCACCTCCAACATCCTCATCTCCCTGCTCGtcggcctcctcgtcgtcctgtTCCACGCCCTGCTGCACCGACCCGCCGACAGCATCGACGAGGAGGCCGGGAGGTGGTACACGCCCGTGCCGCCGTCGAACTACTAA